The Roseovarius sp. EL26 genome contains the following window.
TGTAGCCGTCCATGATTCTGCACCGTTGGTGTTTGATACACCACCATCACCCAGGCTGGTTTGGCCACGACGACTACCCAGTGAATTGCTTAAGACAGATCGGTCTGCATTGAACACACCAACCGAAAAAACGTGCTCACCACCAGCAGCAGAAAATGGCACGGCAACAGCCCCACCAACACGTTCAGTCAACTCATAATCTTCGGCAAAATCTGCACCAAAAATGCCCGGCGCGATATCCCAAGCGAAACCAAAGTCCGGGTTGAATTTACCCAGCTTCAGCTCAGCAGTACCCAGCTCCTTGGAAAAGAACAGCTCTTCAGCGTAAGCACCGTGATCTTCAAAGAACCGGTCATCTGTTGCATCGCGAATAGGCTCAAGAACCAGCGTCGAGTTCAGCGCAAAACCCGCACCGAAATCAAAGGACAAGCCACTTTCGATCGTCGTATAGGTATCATTAAGCTCAGCAGCTGGATCAGATGAATCAAACGTCCAGTCATTCTCGACCTCAATCGATAAATACCCTGACAGGCGTCCTGTCTCAAAGGCATCTGCGGTTGTGGCTGTCAGGCCAAGTGCCGCGCCCCCTGCAATAAGCAAGAATTTAGTCATGTTGTCCTCGTTTGGCTTTTTATATGTGTTTTCAAGTTGTCCGCGATAGCCTCGCGGCGGGCATCAAACTGGCATTGGCCGACCTATGCAGTGCACAAGGTCAACCAAAACCGAGTATTTCGAATGCGATCAGTGTCGCGTCATATTGATGGGATCTGGAAATTCTTCTCTCTCGCACAGCGCTGCGCGTCGCAGGTGCAAACCGACCTGATTGGCCGATTCCGTTAGTGACATCATCATGGTGGGTTCAATCAACAAAGAGGCCAACAACATGGCATCCTCACGTGCGCCGGTGGCCGCTGTCGTCACGAAGTGCGCCAAGATCGCTTCATCTGCGCCAACACATTTGCATTCGCTACTATGGCGCACCAGACGTCGGCGGCTGTGTCGAAACAATACAGAAAACATGTCTTCCATTGCAGAATAACAAATCGCACCGCGGGTAGGCCCCATGTGCTCGGCCAAACGATCGCGCACATCTGACGGCCCGGCCTGGCTGTCGCACCACAGGCGCAGGCATCTGACCAGAAAAACCTCTGGTGCGGGCATGACTTCAATCGATGACACAGTCAGGCCACCAAACATCTCACGCTCATGTTTCATTTTGTCAAAATCAGCTTGCCTGCGCGGGTGATCCGCAAGGTATAAACCTGACCATCCAGTACGATATTGGCCGTCGACGCGCCGCTTGTCAGAATACGCGCGTCATGAACCGCAATGTTCGGAACCAGCTCTGGTTCCGCCTTGGTTTGTGCTCTAATCATCTCATTTCCTCCAGATATCTTAACGACATCTCGAGCATCGCATCGCTGGGAAAATCCCCCCGCAGTGCAGCAGCCAAAAGCTCAGCACGCACATCCCTAGATGGCGCTGGCGCAGCCCGAAAGATCGCTGTAACAGGCATCCTGTCACTCCAAAATGTTCGAATTTTCGCCGGGCTTATCTGGTGTCTTGGCTAGGCAATTCTTTTCTGACTATTTTACTTAGGTTTGTCAATTGGCATTTTCCGTTTCTCGAAATTTTCACTTCCACTCGCCAATGTTATGTTATCACATACCGCCAATAGATAAGAAAAACAGCACAGTCAAGCCACCTTTAAAATCTCAACCAACGCCTTGCGCAATACTCGCACGGGGCACTGCGGTCGCCTTGAGGATCGCAAAACAACTCATACCGGGCCTGAGCGATAATGCCTGTGCTGCTCGGGCAGTAATGCGGGCCAAAAGACGGTCCTGCCCGGCCATCAACTGCAGGGCAACGCCCGGCCCTTCGCCGCGCCGCAATTCTTTGATCGTAACCGGCAAAACGTTACGCGATGACAGGCCTTGTGGCTCTTCCAGTGAAATCAAAACGTCCTGTGCCAGAATGCGAATCCGTACCTGCGTTCCGATCGGAGCGGTAACCCCCGGCAAATGCAATGCCCCTCCAGACACAGTTAGACGGCTCAATCCGTCATCATCATGTGCAGCCACCTGCGCATTCAGGACTGCCCCCGCCTCTCGTATGCCCACGAATGGCAGCGATGCTGGATCACTAAGCACGTCCTCAACGGCCCCATCTGCAACCTTTTTTCCCGCTTTTATAATCACCAGTTGATCCGCCAATCGCGCGACCTCCGCCACCGAATGGCTGATATAAACAATAGGCATCCTGACTTGATCACGCAGGCGCTCAAGATACGGCAAAATTGCCTCTTTGCGCGGCTCATCCAGCGCGGACAGCGGTTCATCCAACAGCAACAACTCAGGCTGTGATAACAGCGCCCTCGCCAGCGCTACGCGCTGCTTTTCTCCACCAGACAGTTGCTTTGGCCGTCGCTCCATAAGGTCTTCTAGTCCCAGCATCTCAACAATTTTCTCGTGCTGTTGTGTATCTGCTGGCTGCGGGGCAAAACGCGCGCCAAACCGCAAGTTTCCTGCCACATTCAGGTGCGGAAACAGGCGCCCATCCTGAAACACATAACCGATACGGCGCTTGCTTGCCCGCACATATGTTGCGCTGTCCAGCAGCACGCGGTCTTGCAATACAATCCGCCCAGCATCTGGGCGCAACAATCCGGAAATCGCATGCGCAATCGTAGATTTCCCCGCGCCTGAGGGCCCAAATATTGCGGTCACCCCGGCTCCGGCCTCAAAGCTCAGGTCTAGGTGAAAATCATCAAATCGATGCGACAGCTCTACGGACAGGCTCATTTTTGACCAATCCTTTCCGCCACACGCCGGGCGAGCCATTCAGACAACAAAACAGCACCGATCGCTACGACCAGTGACAACACCCCCAACCGTAATGCCGCCGCCTCACCACCGGGGACCTGAAGCAATGCGTAGATAGCAGACGGTAGCGTTTGTGTCTGACCCGGGATATTGGCCACAAACGTAATTGTTGCGCCAAACTCGCCCATTGCCTTGGCAAAGCCCAAAACCACCCCTGCCAGTATGCCCGGCAGAATCAAGGGCAAGGTCACCAGTACAAAGACGGCAATACGCCCGGCCCCCAGAGTTTCAGCCGCCTGTTCTAGCTTGGGGTCGACCGCCTCGATCGCCAATCGGATGGCCCGCACCACCAAGGGAAAGCCCATAATCGCAGCCGCCAAAGCCGCACCGGTCCAATGGAATGCCAGCGTAATGCCCCAATCGGCCAGTTTCGCACCCAGCACACCGTTTCGGCCAAAAGCGAGTAACAACAGATATCCCGTAACGACCGGCGGCAGAACCAGCGGCAAATGAACCAACGCGCTAAGCAATGCTTTACCGGGAAACTCTCGCCGCGCCAGTAGCCACGCCACCAACAGTGCAAACGGCAGGCTGATTGCAACCGCCCAGAGGGACACTTTGAGCGACAACATCAGTGCTGCCCATTCTTCAGGACGCAGATTCATTTGCGCCCCTCTTGTGGAAGAAATCCGTGAAACCGGAAAATTTCACGGGCACGACTTCCTTGCAGAAACATTGTGAAATCTGATGCATGCGCGTTATTCGATCCGGAAACCATTGCCATTGGGTAGATTATCACATCATGCAGCCCCTCTGGCACATCATAGATCACATCAACCGACGGATCAGCCTGCGCATCACTGGCGTAGACGATGCCCAATGGGGTTTCTTGCCGCGAGACCCACAACAACGCCGCCCGCACATTTTCAGCCTGCGCCAGATGCGGGGACAACGTGGGCCAGAACCCGGCTATTTCCAGCCATTGCCGCCCGTAGATGCCCGCAGGCACCCCGTCAACCTGCCCAATCGCCAACCGGCCACCGGCCAATCGCCGCAGCAGGTTCTCAGTGTTTGGTGTGTCTATAGGGGCACTGCCTTTCGGGCCGATCAAAACCAGTCGGTTACTTAACAGATCAACACGGCCATCTGGAGCCAATACACCTTGCCCCTCAAGCCAATCCATCCACGCGAGATTGGCCAGAATCACCACATCTGCCGGCGCGCCCTGCGCCACCTGGCGCGCAATC
Protein-coding sequences here:
- the modA gene encoding molybdate ABC transporter substrate-binding protein, which codes for MKSVFSNFATLCLLLWSACWPGFAGAQPDVTVFAAASLRDALEEAVAVYPGEVAVSYGGSGQIARQVAQGAPADVVILANLAWMDWLEGQGVLAPDGRVDLLSNRLVLIGPKGSAPIDTPNTENLLRRLAGGRLAIGQVDGVPAGIYGRQWLEIAGFWPTLSPHLAQAENVRAALLWVSRQETPLGIVYASDAQADPSVDVIYDVPEGLHDVIIYPMAMVSGSNNAHASDFTMFLQGSRAREIFRFHGFLPQEGRK
- the modC gene encoding molybdenum ABC transporter ATP-binding protein; its protein translation is MSLSVELSHRFDDFHLDLSFEAGAGVTAIFGPSGAGKSTIAHAISGLLRPDAGRIVLQDRVLLDSATYVRASKRRIGYVFQDGRLFPHLNVAGNLRFGARFAPQPADTQQHEKIVEMLGLEDLMERRPKQLSGGEKQRVALARALLSQPELLLLDEPLSALDEPRKEAILPYLERLRDQVRMPIVYISHSVAEVARLADQLVIIKAGKKVADGAVEDVLSDPASLPFVGIREAGAVLNAQVAAHDDDGLSRLTVSGGALHLPGVTAPIGTQVRIRILAQDVLISLEEPQGLSSRNVLPVTIKELRRGEGPGVALQLMAGQDRLLARITARAAQALSLRPGMSCFAILKATAVPRASIAQGVG
- the modB gene encoding molybdate ABC transporter permease subunit, which translates into the protein MNLRPEEWAALMLSLKVSLWAVAISLPFALLVAWLLARREFPGKALLSALVHLPLVLPPVVTGYLLLLAFGRNGVLGAKLADWGITLAFHWTGAALAAAIMGFPLVVRAIRLAIEAVDPKLEQAAETLGAGRIAVFVLVTLPLILPGILAGVVLGFAKAMGEFGATITFVANIPGQTQTLPSAIYALLQVPGGEAAALRLGVLSLVVAIGAVLLSEWLARRVAERIGQK
- a CDS encoding hemin uptake protein HemP produces the protein MIRAQTKAEPELVPNIAVHDARILTSGASTANIVLDGQVYTLRITRAGKLILTK